The genomic region TCCGCGCCGAGGCGCCCTGCCCCGCCGTCACCGGGCGCCGGACACGGTCTGCTCGGGATGCGGGAGCGGGCGATGATGCTCGGTGGGACCCTCATGGCCATGGAGACGTCCTGCGGCGGTTTCACGGTGGCCGCCTTCCTGCCCCGCTCGGGGACCACCACCTCCGGCACCACTCCCCGTCCCGACAACTCCACCGACCCCAAAGCCCACACCGAGTCCGCAGGCCGAACAGACCCCACAGGCCGCACGGGCCCCATTGATCCCACAGACTCCACCGCAGATCCCACAGACCCCACGGGAGAGACCCCATGACGAGCGGCAGCATCCGCGTACTCATCGCCGACGACCAGCAGATGGTCCGGCAGGGCTTCACGGTGCTGCTCAACACCCAGCCCGACATCGACGTGGTCGGCCAGGCGGTCGACGGGCTGGACGCCATCGCCAAGGTCGCCGAACTCGCCCCGGACGTCGTCCTGATGGACATCCGCATGCCCGAACTCGGCGGCATCGAGGCCACCCGCCGCATCACCGACGAGACTCCGCAGATCAGAGTCCTGGTGCTGACCACCTTCGACCTCGACGAGTACGTGTACGACGCGCTGCGCGCGGGCGCCTCCGGTTTTCTGCTGAAGGACGCGTCCGCCGACCAGCTCGCCGAGGCGGTCCGGGTGGTGGCCGCCGGTGACGCGCTGCTCGCGCCCGGCATCACCCGGCGCCTCATCGCGGAGTTCTCCCGGCTGGACTCCACGCCTCGTTCCCCGCTCAAGCAGCGCGTCGGCGAGCTGACCGAGCGCGAGACGGAGGTCCTCGCCCTCATCGCGCAGGGCCTGTCCAACGCGGAGATCGCCGAGCGGCTCTTCGTCGCCGAGCAGACCGTGAAGACCCACGTGGGCCGCATCCTGGTGAAGCTGGGGCTGCGGGACCGGACACAGGCGGCCGTGTTCGCGTACGAGTGCGGGCTGGTGCGCCCCAGTGGTTACTGATGGGCCCGGCGGACGCTGGCGGCGCGGCCCGGAGAACACCCGGTCGTACCCGTAGTACCTGAGAGGGAGGCCGAATGACCCTTCTCACTGGTGACGACCGCTACCCCGGTCTCCGCCTACGGTTCTGTATGTGACCGAGACGACCCAGACGCAGACGACACCGCCGGGCGGTGCCCGGCCTCGCAGCCCGGAGTTCCAGCTGGCGATGGACGCGTCGCGAGAGCTGCGACACGACCTGTTCCACGACGCCTTCGCCTTCCGCCCGCTTCCGAAGACGCGTGTGGACGGCCGCCTCATCCGGCGGCTGCCGCCGGGCATGCGCGAGCGGGCGGCCTGGACCCCGCATGTCGTGGTGGCGCTGGCAGGTGTGGTGGCACTGCTCGCCTCCCTCGCGGACAACGGCGGCGGTGATCTCGCGCAGCTCCTGACCGGCCTCCTCGCCATGGGCACGATCCTGCTGACCCTGCTCAGGCCGGTCGGCGCCTTCTGGGTCTCCATGGCGCTGACACCGTTCACGGCGGTGTTCGGCAGCTCCTGGAGCGACTGGCCCTGGCTGCCCGGCAGCTTCGTGACCCACATGGTCGTGCTCACCGTCGTGGCGCTGAGGACCAGGCCCCGCACGGCGGCGTGGATGTGGGCGCTCACCGCGGCTTACGGCCTCTTCGCCGAGGTCTTCTTCGGAGGCGGCCACTACTACACGAACACCATGCCCTTCCTGTTCGTGAGCGCGCTGGCGCTGCTCGTCGTCACGGTCTGGCATGTGCGGCACGACGCCGCGCAGAAGGTGACCGCCCAGCAGACGGTGACCGCGCACGAGCGTTCCAAGCGCACCCTGCTCGAAGAGCGCACGACGATCGCCCGCGAGCTGCACGACGTGGTCGCCCACCACATGTCGGTGGTCGCCATCCAGGCGGAGGCCGCGCCCTACCGCGTGGAGAACCCGCCGCCGGAGCTGGAGTACGCCTTCGCGGTGATCAGGGAGAACGCGGTCATAGCGCTCTCCGAGCTGCGCCGCGTCCTCGGCGTCGTACGGGCCGAGGACTACGAGGCCCCGGACGCCCCGCAGCCCACGCTCGCGGACCTGGACCGACTCCTGGAGAACGTGCGGGACGCGGGACTCGGTGTGGACAAGACGGTCACCGGCGCGGTGCGCGAGCTCCCGCAGGGCGTCGAGCTGTCCGCGTTCCGAATAGTCCAGGAGGCGCTGAGCAACAGCCTGCGGCACGCGCCGGGCGCCACGGCCAGGGTGGAGATCGGCTACGTGCTCGGCGGACTCGGACTACGGATCGTGAACGGTCCGGCGACCGGCCTGGTCAAGCCCTCACCGGGCGCCGGGCACGGCATCACCGGCATGCGGGAGAGGGTGTCGATGCTGGACGGCGAGATGACGGCGGCGGCGACGGACGACGGAGGCTATGAGGTCGCGGTCTTCCTCCCGGTCCCGACGACCGCACCGACGGAGGACTCCGCATGACCATTCGCGTACTGATCGCCGACGACCAGATGATGGTCCGCGAGGGCTTCTCGGTGCTGCTCGGCGCGATGCCGGACATCGAGGTCGTCGGCGAGGCGGTCAACGGACGCGAGGCTGTCGACCGGGTCCGGGAGCTCTCGCCGGACGTCGTCCTGATGGACATCCGGATGCCCGAGATGAACGGCATCGAGGCGACCCGCGAGATCGTGGCGACGAGCGGCGCGGCGAAGGTGCTCGTCCTGACGACGTTCGACCTCGACGAGTACGTGTACCAGGCGCTGCGCGCCGGAGCGTCCGGTTTCCTTCTGAAGGACGCCTCGGCCCGACAGCTCGCGGACGGGGTGCGGGTGGTGGCGGCCGGCGAGGCTCTGCTGGCGCCCTCGGTGACGAAGCGGCTGATCACGGAGTTCTCGAAGCTGGCCGAGGAGCCGCGCCTGTCGCCCACCGCCCAGGCGTCCTACGGAGACCTGACCGAACGCGAGACGGAGGTACTGGTCCTCATAGCCCAGGGCCTGTCCAACGCCGAGATAGCCACCCGCCTGGTCGTGGCCGAGTCCACCATCAAGACTCACGTAAGCCGCATCCTGGTGAAACTGGGCCTGCGAGACCGCACCCAGGCAGCGGTATTCGCCTACGAGGCCCGCTTGGTGACACCGGGGTAAGAGGACAGCTGCCGGGCCGGGGCGCGCCCGTCTTTTAGGGGCGCGGGGTTGTGTCGATATGCGGCTCCTCCCCCACTCTCGGCTTCGCTCGAGCGGGGGGACCCCCATCGTGGGCGCGATAAGCCACAGCGGACCCGCATGGTCCCCACCGGCCTCCGCGGAGCGCCCCACAGAGAGGGACGGCCCTGGTCAGACAGGGACACCCCCGGTTAGCGTCCGGACATGGCAGCTACAAAACCCCCGCAGACGTTCGACCCCTGGGACCAGACCTTCCTGGCAGACCCGTACCCCGCGTACGCGGACCTCCGTGCCCGCGGCCGGGTGCACTACTACGAACCGACCAACCAGTGGCTGGTGCCGCGTCACGCGGACGTGTCGGCGCTGCTCAGGGACCGTCGGTTGGGCCGGACGTATCAGCACCGGTTCACGCACGAGGACTTCGGGCGTACGGCACCGCCGGCCGAGCAGGAGCCGTTCCACGTGCTGAACGACCACGGGATGCTCGACCTGGAGCCGCCGGACCACACGCGGATCCGACGGCTGGTGTCGAAGGCGTTCACCCCGAGGACGGTCGAGCGGCTGCGGCCGTACGTGGACCGGCTGGCGTCCGAGCTGGTCGGCGAGCTGGTCGCGGCCGGCGGTGGTGATCTGCTGACGGTCGTCGCCGAACCCCTTCCGGTGGCGGTCATCGCGGAGATGCTGGGGATCCCGGAGTCCGAGCGGGCGCAGTTGCGGCCCTGGTCGGCGGACATCTGCGGGATGTACGAGCTGAGCCCGTCGGAGGAGACGGCAGGGAAGGCGGTGCGGGCGTCGGTGGAGTTCACCGAGTTCCTGCGGGAGCTGATCGCGGTCCGGCGCAAGGAGCCGGGGGACGACCTGGTCTCGGGTCTGATCGCGGCGTACGACGAGGGGGACCGGCTCAGTGAGCAGGAGATGATCTCGACCTGCGTGCTCCTGCTGAACGCGGGACACGAGGCGACGGTGAACGCCACGGTGAATGGCTGGTGGGCGCTGTTCCGGAACCCCGGTCAGCTGGCGGCGCTCCGGGCGGACCGGGGTCTGGTGGGCACAGCGGTGGAGGAGCTGATGCGGTACGACACGCCGTTGCAGCTCTTCGAGCGGTGGGTGCTGGACGAGATCGAGGTGGACGGGACGGTAATTCCCCGGGGTAGCGAGGTGGCGTTGCTCTTCGGCTCCGCCAACCACGACCCGGCGGTGTTCGCCGAGCCGGAGGCGCTCGACCTGTCCCGGCCGGAGAACCCGCACATCTCCTTCAGCGCGGGGATCCACTACTGCATCGGGGCGCCGCTCGCCCGGATCGAACTCGCCGCGTCCATGGGGGCGTTGCTGGACCAGGCTCCGTCGCTCAGGCTCGCGGCCGAGCCCGAACGAAAGCCGAACTTTGTGATTCGGGGGTTGGAGGGGCTGCTTGTCGAGGTGTGACGGGGGGCGGTCGGTTCGGTGGTGACGTACGGGTGGGTGGGGGCTGGTCGCGCCCTGCGGCGGAGCCGCATGATGTCACGGCCCCGCCGCTAAAAGATTGCGCAACTCATCCGGCACCAGCCGCTCAACGATTCCCAGCACGGCCGACAGCCTACCCAGCAGCCCAAATTCGAGGGATGCTGATAGCGGTGGCGCTAACGGCCGAACTGGAGGTATACGCCTTCCTCTGTGCCGTCGTAGTTCAGCTTCAGTTTGAACGTGATTGATCTGAAGGGTTCGGACTTGCTGATGTGAATGGTGCCGTTGGAATCGGTGGGCGGGCCTTCCTTGAACTTGCCCGTGACCGTGTTGTTCTGGGGGACCTTGAAGTCCGCGTCTCCGCTGATCCGGGTGATAGTCGTACCTGCCTCAAACGTCATGGTTGAGGCGAGTGATCCCAGGTGGAGGATGGCATCCTGTACCTTGGCGCCGAAGTCGATTTTGAACTCGGTGTCGTCTTTTCTGCTCCTGAGTTCTACGGAGTCCGAGGTGGGCAGTTGGGGGGTGTAGAGGGTCGTTCCGAATTCGGTGTGCTCTCCGTTGATGTCCACGGCGCCCAAAGTGCCGGTGAGTCCGGTGACCGTCACTGTTCGGCCGCCCAGCTTCCCGGTGGCTTTTCGGTCGTTGTCGCGGGACGTCCAGTCGACGAACTCTACTGTCCTGCCGAACTGGAGGTATACGCCTTCCTCTGTGCCGTCGTAGTTCAGCCTCAGTTTGAACGTGATCGAACTGAAGGGATCGGACTTGCTGATGTGAATGGTGCCGTTGGAATCGGTGGGCGGGCCTTCCTTGAACTTGCCCGTGACCGTGTTGTTCTGGGGGACCTTGAAGTCCGCGTCTCCGCTGATCCGGGTGATAGTCGTACCTGCCTCAAACGTCATGGTTGAGGCGAGTGATCCCAGGTGGAGGATGGCATCCTGTACCTTGGCGCCGAAGTCGATTTTGAACTCGGTGTCGTCTTTTCTGCTCCTGAGTTCTACCGAGTCCGAGGTGGGCAGTTGGGGGGTGTAGAGGGTCGTTCCGAATTCGGTGTGCTCTCCGTTGATGTCCACGGCGCCCAAAGTGCCGGTGAGTCCGGTGACCGTCACCGTTCGGCCGCCCAGCTTCCCGGTGGCTTTTTGGTCGCTGTCGCGGGACGTCCAGTCGACGAACACCTGCGCTTCTGTTGCCCTCACTTGCTGTTCTGTTGCCATCATCTCGGCCTCCTGGCGATCTGGACTCATTTCAACCAAAGGTCTGCCCCGGAGGTCCCCCCAAACGCATGGCCTACCCAAGACCAATACCGCCAGGGTACTTGTGTGCTCACCAACAGCCGCGCTTGCTCCGCTCAGCCTCTCAAGGGGAACAACCTTGCCCAAAGTTGAAAGACGTAGTGCTGTTGGGACTCTCTTCCAGGCTAGCCGGATACGAAATTCGCGCATCTCAGGGACCTGCCATTTCATTCGGAGAAAGCCGGAGAAACAGCGACGGGCAGGCGAGTCAAGCTCTTCCTGCCCAGGGCGAGACGCCGGGTCATCACGGTGATGACGGTCCAGGTGATCAAGGTGTCCTGACCAGCCGTTCGTAGTACCGCACGTACCGGCGAGCGCGCATCGCCCAGGCAGGGGTCGTTCGATGACCCAGTGACGAGGCACTCGATGGGCCCAGGAGGAGTCCTTGGGACGGCTGACATCGGCTCCTGAGGTATCCGCATAGTGCCACGGACCAGCGGGAGTTGGGCCCGGCTGTCGTGGGCGCGCATGTTTACCGCGTCGATCGCACAGCGCGTAACCAGTCCACGCGCGAGCCCACCTCATCCGGTACCAAGCGCTGCGACTCTCCCCACAGCCGCCGACGACAGAGGTGCCAGCGCCAAATGAGATGACTTCCAAAGAAGGAGGGCTGGGCCCGGAGTCACGTAGTGATGTCCCGGCGCCTCAGCGCACCCAGCCCCGTCCCCACCAGCACCACCGCGATCCCCGTAAGCACCAGCACCGGTGTCCATGCCATCTCCCCGCCCGGCAGCTTCGGGAGGTGGCCGAAGGGGGAGAGGTCCAAGGCCGCGTCCGGGAGTTCGAGGGCCGGGCCGATCCAGCCCAGGAGCAGAGCCGCGCCCGCCACACCCCACGCTGCCGGAGCCACCTGCGGCGACACCCCGTGGAGGAGGACGGCCAGGCCGCCGATGGTCCAGATCGCGGGGAGCTGGACCATACAGGCGCCCAGGATGGAGGGGAGGTCGTGGCCGTAGCCGAGGGCCAGGCCGAGGCCGCCCACCAGCATGAGCAGTACCGCCCCGCCGAAGGCGATCAGCAGATGACCGGAGGCCCAGCGCAGGCGGCCCACGGCGTTCGCGAGGACGGGTTCCGCACGCTGGGAGGTCTCCTCGGCGTGCAGCCGCAGCACGGACTGGACGACGTACAGCGCGGCGACCATCCCGAGCATGCCGACCATCGTGGCGAGGAACGCGTCCGTGATCCCGGACTGGCCGCCCATGCGCTCGATGATCTCGCGGGTCCGTTCGTTGTCGCCGACCAGGTCCGTGGCGCCCGTGGTGATCCCACCGAAGGCGGCCCCGGCGGCGAGGAAACCGAGGCTCCAGCCGAGGACGCTGCCGCGCTGCAGCCGCCAGGCCAGCGCCCCGGCCGTACCGAGACGGCCGACCGCCGGGCCGGGCCGGGTCGGCAGGAAACTCATGCCGACGTCACGGCGGCCGGCCAGTTCGTACGCGATCACGCCCTGGAGGGCCACGGCGGCGGCGAAGAGGAGCAGCACCCACCAGCGTTCGGCGGCGAAGGCCCGCAGGTTCTCCAGCCAGCCGACGGGGGAGAGCCAGGTCAGTACCGACGAGCCGTCGTTCACCGACGAGTCGCCCGCCGCCCGCAGGACGAACGCCGCGCCGAGCAGTCCGCCCGTCAGCCCCTTCGTGAGCCGCGCGCTCTCGGTGAGCTGGGCGACGATCGCCGCCATCGTCGCGAAGACCATGCCGACCCCGGCCGTGCCGAGCCCGAGCGCCAGCGCGCCCGACGAGCCCTGGCCCGCGAGGCCGCCCGTGATGATCAGTGCGAGGGCCGCGTTCGCGACGAGGGCGGCGAGGAGCGCGGCGGTCAGCGGGGCGCGGCGGCCCACCATGCCCGCCGAGATCATCTCCTGACGGCCGCTCTCCTCCTCGTCCCGGGTGTGCCGCACGACGACGAGCAGGCTCATGATCGCGGCGAACACACCCGCGTACGTGCCGATGCGCCACGCCACGAGGCCGCCGAGAGAGTCACCGAACACCGGCCCGTACATGGCGCGCAGTGAGCTGTTGGTCAGCATCTGGCTGGCCACGTCGGCGCGTTCGGCGGCGGTGGAGTACACGCTCTTCAGCGAGCCCGGCATGGAGACCACCATCAGGCCGATCACCGCGACCCACAGCGGGATCATCACCCGGTCGCGGCGCAGTGCGAGCCTCAACAGGGTCCAGGTACCGGCCAGTTGACGGGAACCGCCCGCTCGTACGCCGAACCTTGTGCCCGAAGTGCCCGAAGTGCCCGAAGCCACGGCGGTCATCGCGACACCGCCTCCGCCCGCGCGTCCTCCTGGTAGT from Streptomyces sp. NBC_00878 harbors:
- a CDS encoding response regulator transcription factor → MTSGSIRVLIADDQQMVRQGFTVLLNTQPDIDVVGQAVDGLDAIAKVAELAPDVVLMDIRMPELGGIEATRRITDETPQIRVLVLTTFDLDEYVYDALRAGASGFLLKDASADQLAEAVRVVAAGDALLAPGITRRLIAEFSRLDSTPRSPLKQRVGELTERETEVLALIAQGLSNAEIAERLFVAEQTVKTHVGRILVKLGLRDRTQAAVFAYECGLVRPSGY
- a CDS encoding sensor histidine kinase; its protein translation is MTETTQTQTTPPGGARPRSPEFQLAMDASRELRHDLFHDAFAFRPLPKTRVDGRLIRRLPPGMRERAAWTPHVVVALAGVVALLASLADNGGGDLAQLLTGLLAMGTILLTLLRPVGAFWVSMALTPFTAVFGSSWSDWPWLPGSFVTHMVVLTVVALRTRPRTAAWMWALTAAYGLFAEVFFGGGHYYTNTMPFLFVSALALLVVTVWHVRHDAAQKVTAQQTVTAHERSKRTLLEERTTIARELHDVVAHHMSVVAIQAEAAPYRVENPPPELEYAFAVIRENAVIALSELRRVLGVVRAEDYEAPDAPQPTLADLDRLLENVRDAGLGVDKTVTGAVRELPQGVELSAFRIVQEALSNSLRHAPGATARVEIGYVLGGLGLRIVNGPATGLVKPSPGAGHGITGMRERVSMLDGEMTAAATDDGGYEVAVFLPVPTTAPTEDSA
- a CDS encoding response regulator transcription factor, whose translation is MTIRVLIADDQMMVREGFSVLLGAMPDIEVVGEAVNGREAVDRVRELSPDVVLMDIRMPEMNGIEATREIVATSGAAKVLVLTTFDLDEYVYQALRAGASGFLLKDASARQLADGVRVVAAGEALLAPSVTKRLITEFSKLAEEPRLSPTAQASYGDLTERETEVLVLIAQGLSNAEIATRLVVAESTIKTHVSRILVKLGLRDRTQAAVFAYEARLVTPG
- a CDS encoding cytochrome P450, which translates into the protein MAATKPPQTFDPWDQTFLADPYPAYADLRARGRVHYYEPTNQWLVPRHADVSALLRDRRLGRTYQHRFTHEDFGRTAPPAEQEPFHVLNDHGMLDLEPPDHTRIRRLVSKAFTPRTVERLRPYVDRLASELVGELVAAGGGDLLTVVAEPLPVAVIAEMLGIPESERAQLRPWSADICGMYELSPSEETAGKAVRASVEFTEFLRELIAVRRKEPGDDLVSGLIAAYDEGDRLSEQEMISTCVLLLNAGHEATVNATVNGWWALFRNPGQLAALRADRGLVGTAVEELMRYDTPLQLFERWVLDEIEVDGTVIPRGSEVALLFGSANHDPAVFAEPEALDLSRPENPHISFSAGIHYCIGAPLARIELAASMGALLDQAPSLRLAAEPERKPNFVIRGLEGLLVEV
- a CDS encoding ABC transporter permease, producing the protein MTAVASGTSGTSGTRFGVRAGGSRQLAGTWTLLRLALRRDRVMIPLWVAVIGLMVVSMPGSLKSVYSTAAERADVASQMLTNSSLRAMYGPVFGDSLGGLVAWRIGTYAGVFAAIMSLLVVVRHTRDEEESGRQEMISAGMVGRRAPLTAALLAALVANAALALIITGGLAGQGSSGALALGLGTAGVGMVFATMAAIVAQLTESARLTKGLTGGLLGAAFVLRAAGDSSVNDGSSVLTWLSPVGWLENLRAFAAERWWVLLLFAAAVALQGVIAYELAGRRDVGMSFLPTRPGPAVGRLGTAGALAWRLQRGSVLGWSLGFLAAGAAFGGITTGATDLVGDNERTREIIERMGGQSGITDAFLATMVGMLGMVAALYVVQSVLRLHAEETSQRAEPVLANAVGRLRWASGHLLIAFGGAVLLMLVGGLGLALGYGHDLPSILGACMVQLPAIWTIGGLAVLLHGVSPQVAPAAWGVAGAALLLGWIGPALELPDAALDLSPFGHLPKLPGGEMAWTPVLVLTGIAVVLVGTGLGALRRRDITT